Genomic segment of Dunckerocampus dactyliophorus isolate RoL2022-P2 chromosome 13, RoL_Ddac_1.1, whole genome shotgun sequence:
TGAGCGAGCGTCCGCCAGGAGACCCGCCACTGCCTGGGTtgaagggggtggggggcagaCTGTTAGTGTGGTTACACATACTGCAACAAGATAGCTGTGCTGTTATGGCAATCAAACAtgaccagtgacgtgcggtgaggttcatgactGGTAAGGCACAGACTgactttttttatgttaatacaggttgttcATTAAGAGGACAACATGAAAAGAAATGAATGATTTACTTTCATTAAAaactttgttttcaaatacttctcagtcccatttattatttttataaactgaaaacCATTTGTGGGCTTaccttttatatttgtatatgaagtacagtggaaccttgattagcaTATGGCCCCGTTATGGCACGTACATTTCCCATTAATGTACAATATAGCatgtgtcttgtcgtgttattaatacacatgagtccaactgtgttcgtaacgtattacattacaaaacatacaaaacgtCTCTGTTAGCATTGaatcgttttctgcatgtaaaactatttaaaaaaaacaaaaacaaaagggagttggactttctggaacggaATAATTTTCTGGAGAAGCATAGGGCGTACGTACAGCTAACAGAAGTTAGCTGTACGTACGCTactgttttgtgtattttcaataaagcagaaaaaaagtaaGCTTTTCCTCTCTGTAGAAGGACAGCGGGGACAAGCACCTTGCAGCTCACGCATGCCTCCACcttgccaaccttgaagaaattttaTGGAGTACTGGGGGCAGGGGAAATAattgattcttagatgcatcgcgatgcggacattgacgattattaatcgattcataaatgtcaataatcaatgctgactaaacaaaaagacggaaagcggaagtgctaCCCTGACAGTTcttggtggtgcacctaagacgTTACCAGATTGGCTGAGCATAATCTCCGACCTGCACTCGCTGGGTTTAAAGCGAgagtctggaagcactttggctttcacgtagttgaaggtaaaaatcaCCTCGACAAGAGctagacaatatgcaagctttgtcatacaagtcaGCTAAAGTTGCTGCCAAACAGAGAACCATCAAGCAGGTGATAacaaattttccacccaacttggAAAAGGCGCTGTTATGTCACCGTAAAAAtgcacttcattactgatgtCTGGGAGCTAGCGTCTCATGTGCTAAAAACGAGAGGAATGAATGAGAGCCATACAGGTACAAATATGGCTGAGCTGTTCAATAATGTTGCAAAGGCATGTTTTCTTGTGgcctattcatttgtatttttcaaattaatttctcaataagggcagcctagtttatttggttattcataatatcctgaagtctgcaagcattattcttgtatgagagctgctGGTACAGTAATCTAGATTtgcatgaaagctgtttttgactttgttatacagcaaaaatataatttttgtccaatattctatgctcaggatttttgtttgaattcagaagtcttatttatttatgaataatggcagatttttttttaatgttggttattcagaatatgctgaaatttgtgttaattttatacTTGCTGCTACTGGCGcaatttacttttcctgctggttctgtacaatgggaaatatgtttgtagatgtaaccttccaattattaagataatggaagtaaattaatctgtttcatgtttattttaattatggATCATTACaagtatgctttgttttagtagtacacagcgagtaaaaataagttatatatagaaaaaattctgcataaaaaaatggacaaactattgatcacaaagaaagatgcatcaataatcgttttatcatcacatcgcaggcctctgaatcgtaattgCATCGAATGATGAGGTGGCCAGACATTCCCACCACTATAGAGTACTAGATGGTGGGTAGCCTACTACGTACTGTAACAACCTGTTAATGTAACACTGATGTTCTGAATTCtggtgtttgtgaatgcaccttgctgtGACTGTGCATGTTCTTGGTGGATAAGGAGGAAGTGtgagtagggatgctccgatcaatatAAGCCGAtttccattttaaaaaaaaacatgtgatcggcgtatgccgcttaacgcctttcaaagccgatcacaaaaaaacgATCGGCGTGCATGTAGCAAATACTACATGTCTGCTTTGTCACATAGGGTCGCCAACAAAATGACGCATCTCGTACTGAGCTTGACACAAATCAAGGCCGGCATGTTTGACctctcccttatcaaacctatctTCGGTCGActatttttgcatctttgtttacacgcattgcctagctgtcactggctgtactttgcaTTGGCGGCAGCTAGTGAGGCTCACTAGCTAGCGTTATCTGCCTAACTTCTGGTCtccggactccaaatgtgacttttgtttttaaaacaaacacagggaagccacaagtggatatcatgttcatggggtacatactaactttttcaagtgtcactgaacaactttactatcttgttgtcattatactaattgcGTCTTGTCCTCATAACACTATttctgtgtggttgtttaatgaacataaacacatggtGTGTGCACCCTTATTATGGTGATattatcacaggggtctcctatctcacAAGCTGATTTTGAATAGCTCACAATGGCTCGAAGactatttgcttcaactcttaggagttttttattataactattaaatccagactttatgcctttatatagTGGCAAATTAGCACAAAAAGCATAAAGATGCTGGCCACACTGAGTGGAgttctgcttggtaaataaagtagtgtacaacttaaatgttgccagtcataaataaaacacaaatagttgacagctcgaatagtgatgaaagttggagacccctgcaacttggacactgaatttattctgttttaagttgagcaggacagatttctatttaatacagatatttatttggattattttaatctgttaattttgttatcttgatccaaaaaaataattattgaccagtttatttcccatgtatttgtattactgcaAAACATGAATCAAATAAAATTCAGGTtcgtgtcaaatagtacaaaaattgtttcacacaaataacggcaaaaaaaaaaaaaaaaaagacaatccagcCAAacgtttattttaaatatttacctatttgccaggagCCCTTGAAATTGTCTAACCgtgcccctggccaatagcactcatcataattCAACAATGTACAGTCAATCCATGTGATCGTATCAGtcaatctcactcatggatgaacagtatcggaatcggcagcataaaaccctgatcggtgCCCCGACACGCAGATTGTCATGGCAACTCCAAACTGAAAgctcaaaatgcaacaaaattatCGGATTAACAAGAATTATgacgtcacacttacattaaaagCAGTGGGTCTCAAATTCCTGTCATTTTGTCCCCCCaccccctgatttgaaatactacagAGAACCtgtagtatttattttatttatttatttttctgtacaaaccactgtttgAGTTGCCGGAACTAGcattgttcaagcatgaataaaagaCACTTAACAGACCTCTCAACCATGAAAAAATTTAAGCATACTGTCGTATATTCAGTAGTGTAAAGTATAGTGGCCTCTGCCTCTCGCGCCCAcacccactatttgagaagtacTGCATTCAATGCAAGACATCAGCTTGCGCACTTAAGCCGAGGAGTGACACGCCGCAGCCTCATCTTATGTCGCTGCCCCCTATTTtatcagaaaatgtgcaaaatcagCCATAAAACGTTCataacgattggaatcatacagaaaatgtgGTACAGTTATAGCTTAGTTAAAATGAACAACTGttagtatttattttatgttattattaatcatttatgtatttttaaggaTGCGCCTCACCTGCCCCTCTGACCCCACGTCACTGAGCATGAGTCAGCAATTTAAACTGTCACTGCTCTGCCCCTTTTGCTCACAACAAACGTATATGTGGTTACCATGCCGACATGTCTGTCAATGTTGAAGATCCGTTTGTTGGAGCCCTCCTCATACAGTTTGGACAACACAAGCTTCTCCACACCAAACACCACACCATCTTTACAGCGGATCCCGATGGCTGTGCTGGACTCGcacaagtgcacacacacacacacatacaaacacacagtaAAGCAGGTGCATTCAGAGAGCAATGAAATGAGAGACGAGTTGGAACGCTCGTAGTGACAACCAACCTACTGTTTTCCACAGCCTTGATGGCGTATTCCACTTGAAACACTCGACCGTCAGGAGAGAAGGTGGATGCCGATAGGTCGTACTGGAAGACACGTGGACAGGAAATGAATTAGTCACACTGAAAAATCACTTAAACTTTAACATGAGAAACAGAACCTGTATAAAAGACATTGGTTGagttatatacatacagtatgagtaGTCACATATTCTATAGTAagtattatccatccatccatcttctactaaTACTGTCTACCAATCAGGACACATATTTGATACTGTATGACAGGGCTCACCAACCCGCCAATCGCGATCGACCAGTAAATGTTTTGGACTTACCCGCTTGAACGCTGTTGTAAATTTTccaattatacatttatattgatGCAGGCAATGTTTTTATGCCAGGCACCTTGCAGGCAGTGACgtgtggtcaggggaggcagagcCTCACTTGTGATGATAAAAGcagaacaaaataataataataataataataataataataattaatagttGTCCATTCAACTGTATTATGATATACTTTtggtatgattccaatcatttttaacattttcttaagtaaaaatcgctgcacatttcctgatcgaATAGAGGGCAGAAGTCTAGGATGAGCCCACCTATTAGAGGGGCTTCATGGCTTAGTGCCAATCcccgcctaccgtctgagtgcacactgagtgagttcatggcacctgccagtttgtgtttgtctccaATAATATGTCACAGAAACAGTTATTATATGCCATGACTTTTTACAGTTCgtaaagtgtgacatcattgttcTTGCTAATGggacaataaaatagaaatgtcatacaggaggcacttgcagtaccgatGCATCCTGAAGAGGTCAGGCGTGAGCTGGGAGGTGCTTGTCAATTGCCTTCCTTGTACAGaagaaaagccagcgtttttttttttcttgaaataaaccAACAGTGCCGGCAGGTTCTAGATTTGCAAACAAGGGAAATgctagatatttttatgctctgccgaatgaatgcatgaatttgaTTGCCAAGACGGTGGATTATAAACCCCACCTCACCATgtggtgatcagacttttacaacaataagCAGAACTTTTCCGTGCATGtattcatatacagataaaggATGAAAACAGAAAACTTTTTTGTTATCCTCTCAATAAGCAACCTGGAGCCAGTGCCCCACTAGGCATGAGCCTCACCGTACGTCACTGCTTGCAGGACAGCAAAGGGTCCTTCTTAGAACCAATGGCACATTCGAGTCAAATTCGAGTCAATCGGGCAGCTCCTATTGGAATGCGCCTATATATTAATGTCTGTCTGCGTTGGTGATAAAAGATAGCAGGCAACACGTCAGACATTACATCAGCAGTATCTTGTCTGAGTTCACTGCCGAGACCAGgaatcttgggctcaaaaaggtcgGTGACAACTGATATATGACATGGCACTGAGTAAACCCATTCTGCCTGCACCGCAATCAACCGGGTCAACCACTAAAATATCATTCAAtttattccctttttttttaaattaacctaCTACAGAAAAAGATTTCAGTTTCTGATTAGCATCACGGCCTCATTGTGACTCAGCaggctaactgctagctagctaTAAGCTGTTATGAATGAACGCCATTGTGACTTTTTAGAGGCAATTTTCGAAGAGGTCAAGTAATACCAGACAGGTTCATTCATAGTCAAAAGCCTTATAGAGACAAGCACTCACCCCGGTCCCAATGGAGCTCATTTTAACTCGAACTGTGGGTGCAACGTGAAAGTGGAAACCAATAGAGGCAGCGTCTCATTAAAATGCAGCAGATGTCACGTGGTTGCTTCCGGTCAACCCTTCACAATAATGGTCTATGACGACTTGAAACAAGCCGCAAACttgaaataccatccatccatttttttataccgcttctcctctttagggtcgcgcgggcatgctggagcctatcccagctataCAGAGTTCCAGTAAGTCGTTTGATCGAATCTATGTATTTCGCCTTGAGGGGATGCTGAATTTTCCGGCTGACAGGGAGTTAAATTAACCACAATCACATGGATCGACTGAGTTTTCCCGTTTGGATACAGCCATGAACTACTGTATGCAATAGCGTAACATGTCTGTCACAACAGGTTAATTCTGATAATAGTACAATTTACCATGGTAGAGGGATACAAAAAagtgtgtgttaaaaataggCAGTCTTTTAAATGTGGACTTCCGGCGTGGGCTCCCTGTTGCCGCCTGCTGCCACGGAGTGTCACTACATGCTGCCTTCAGCGTAAAAGCAGATTTACAACTTTGTAGTTGTCAACAACCCTGCTAGATGTTCCAGGAAACTGTGACGCAGAcggttttttttaagaaaaaaaagtcttaaaaattTAAATTGTGAAAACAAATCAGCTCGTTTATTGACTTTTTTCTAAACTTGATTGCCATCTTGGCAGGGATGGAAGCTTTGGTCACATGAGTGAAACATTCCTTACagtgaaaaagaacaaaaatcaaCGAGTGACATTAAGGCAGAGACTGAGGCTCCTTCCATAAAGACGTCTTTGAACAGAAACGAGTTACAATTAGCAAGGAAAAGGACAAAGATGACGATCAACGGCCATTGGTGAACTAATACAAAGCTGTACACGGCATTCTTTCTTTATGTGACATTAATAAGAACAGGAACCAGAACTGTACTCTGAACATCCACGTAGCAGCGGCACAGGAAGTTCACCGACACCAAAGAACCCCACCAAAGTAAGACCACAGAAGACTGGAGGAGATGAAGCAGACTGATCCTGACAAAACCACGCTGGTCCAAATCTCACTATAACCAGAACCAGCAGAGCAGGAGGGGAGGAGGGATGGGGGGTAAGCGTGTGGTTAGTGATGAAGATGACCGACTTCCTGTTCCTTCTTCCTCAGCTTTCCCGGTGGCATTTCTTCATCCATCTGGCAACGCCCCAATGAGGGCATGTCCAGCGATGAAGGGGCATGGTTAAGTGTTACCCTTCAAGACCCCCAGGCAGCTCTGCAGCAGCTGGAGGTTCCCCTACAGATGGACAGTTCGACTATGACATCATAACTGTTACTACGAGGGGGCGGGGCATACCTTGGCGTGTTTGAGCTCCAACTCTGCCAGCTCCACGAGGTTCTTCCTGAATGCTGCAACTCGCCTTGTTTTGAAGTCGATGAGCTCTGTTCAGGAAAGGTTATGAGGGCTGACGTGAAAGCCAGCGCACATGGACTTAGATGGCTGCGGCACTGACCTTGCTTGGCAGAGTCAGAGATCTTGTCAAACTTGTGGCAGCACAGTTGCTGGCTGCTCTCAGCCTGCAAGACGTCACGGTTCTTGGCGCGAGCTTTGTCCAGAGCCTTATTAGCGTTCTCGTAGTCCAGCAGTGCTCGACTCCTGCGGTACAGCAGGTCCTGCAGGGGGCGACACAGTCACTTGATCAGGTGATGACAGTGCAATCAAAGCAGCAGGTCGTGATCAGAGGAACCTTTGCAGCCTGCGACTCCCTCAGGTAATATTTCAACAAGTCAGCCAACTTCAAGTCTTCGTCGGCTGCGACTCGAGCTTCAATTTTCTACGAAGGGACACGAGTCAGCAGAGCCGCGACTCACACACTTGTCATGTGACCAAATGACCTACCCTGGTCTTTTCAAAGAGCTCAGACACTTTGAGGAAAAACCTGAAATACCAGAGCacaaatgaggagaagcggcatagaaaatggatggatggatggatggaagtcaaCACTGcatttgcatgtcacaaacacaCGGTGGCGCCCTTCTCACTTGCAAAGGTCGGTGGAGTCCTGCGTCCCCAATGTGTAGAGTGACGAAGCAATCCTGTTGATGTCGTCAGCAGCGTCTGAACGCACAACACCACACTGTAAAACATCATGAGGACCTGTCCACCAGCTTCAGAGCTTCCCACAATTTTATATTGGGGGAggcaggaaaaataatgtttcatATAGACCCagaatttaattttattatttctgTTGTCTTTAACAAAAAATTTATCTCATTCATGAAATGAactgtcttcatattttgactttgtgaatTGTGTTGAAGTCTTTCTACTGCTTTGTATTATGAACATTTGTGAAATGTAACTATGGAGGAACGATTACATTTCAGTTAGAAGAGCTGCACACGTGCACATTTGTCAGTGACAGATTATCAATCGAAATGCTCCCCAGCACACGCAGGcagacatgcacgcacgcacgcaccccccccccccccccaatcacATGTGCACACGTTCATGCACACGCACTTACACAGACCAAACGTAACTGGAGGAGCGACTGCAATACACTCAGCAAAGCTGTGctcgtgcatgtgcatgtgcatacgTGTACAAATATGTAAAGCTTGACGACAGAGTGATCTTACTCTTGTGAGAGCGGATCATTCTGTCCGATTTGGCCGAGGCGTCCTTCACACGGTTGTGATATTCTAACAGGAATGTCTTCTCGTGCTCAAAGAAGTCGTCCACATCCTGAGAACACATAAACGTCAGAGACAAACAAGGACACCTACGGCAACGCCTCGGTGTGTCACCTTAACGCCCGCCACCAGGACGCCATCAGCTGACTTGACCACGTTCTTGAAGAAATCCTCCAACTTCTCCTTCTTGTTCTTTCCCCGTACACTCAGCTGCAGAGGTCACAACAAAGAGGCGATGAAGGTCATTGAAAAGGACAGCTCAAGCAGCAAGTGAGCAGAGTTACTCACGTCCTGGTTATACTCCAGGAAGACGTGGAAGTTGAGGTCCTTCCTAAGGATGGGATGAGCCGCCACTCGACACAAGAAGACCTCGTGCATGGCCACTGTCTTTTTAAAGATGGCCAGGTACTCACTGATGGGGGTCAGATGAAAGGAAGTGAGGCCACACACGTGTGGAAGATCACAGgtggtgcgtgtgtgtttgtgtggactcACGCCTCAAGTTCCTGCTTCATCTTGGTGAACTCCTCCTTGGTCATGGATCCCTCTCCCTCCCCCAGCTTCTGCAGCTTCTCTCTGGAGGCGTCAAAGTCTGGCCTGGGGGGGGCCGGCGGAATCTGGACGGCAACAACAAGAGTCAGCTGACAGGAAGAGGACAAGGAAACCAGAGGTCAGCATGTGCGCTGCTCACGATGTAGCCAGCGTAGTCTTCGTTCTCCACAAAGGAGTCGTGCAGCCAAATGAACTCTTCATGCTGGCGGACCACCGAGAACTCATTCTGCTTGAAGTTGGGCAGCGTGCTCTGCAGATGTGAGAGCACACGTCAGCGGTCTGAcgcacaaacaggaagtggccaCAGCGGCTCACCTTGGTGTGCACTGTGAACTTGACCTTGTCTCGCTCGCTGAGGGCGTCCGAGATATCCACCTGCAGCGTGGCATCCGTCTGAAGGTCCACATTGACTGCCCTCGgctagacatatatatatacacacacacacacccacacacacacactcacatcatCATCTCCTCCAATATAATTGAGTTAAAGGGATCCATATGGGTCAGCTGGCTCTGCAACATCTCAACCAGCAAAACAGATGCTCTCCCCTAAGGTGTGTCACTCAGACTGAACTGCACAAGCCGATTAGGACTCTTAATGTGCTGAGAGCTAATTCAGctaagctaacatgctaacaggtGCACGAATGTCACGTGATGGTCACGTGAGCAGCTGGGAAAACCAGTTCTACTAAAGTGGCAGCTAACGTCCCAGCTAGCATTACGTTAATGCTGTCATGGACGTCACAGCGCGCTACCTAGCAAGCTTGCTTCTTTATCCACGGTGGACGTCACGTATACGTGACGTAAGAAgtggaaaaaaggagcacttacTCCACGGTCCTCCTCGGAGAGGAAGTCTGGTCCGTCGTCCAGTCCTTCCTGCTGCGGACACACAAAGAGCACAGGCAGTCGTCATTTGAGCGCCTCACACATCGGAAGTGGACAACCTGACCCCCATCGCGACCGCCGAGACCCCCGCAGGCCCTCGACGGCCCAGCGAGCCGCCAAGAAGAGCAAAAGAGGAGAGAAAAGAGGCGAACCCACCATCATGGCTGCCGACGGGTGGAGACAGGAAGACGTATGACGTCATGACGCCGTTTGAAAACATCCGTGTGTCCTTGTGTCCATCTTTCCCTCCCCCAAATAGCATTTCTTTTTGTAAGCATATACATTTCGACAAAATTCTATAAAAGTACATTATTGGCAGAAATACATTCAGTATATACGCCTGATTTATTCACATTTTCatcaatgacaaaaatacaactaTCGTCTCTTGACAACAAGTCACAAACATCACATCGATCGgtgaccagcagggggcagcaagACGCATACTGGAATTCTGGGAGATGAAGTTCTTTGAAGTTTACTCGTCCTAATTTTCAAAGAAATGGAATCAATAAAGTGTATTCATTAAAATGTAATGATGAAACTTTAGTTTCGGATTAAGCTTTTTATGTCCATATGTAACTTGACAACATTTCTGTGCATTATACAACCCCACAAATGCTTTGGTTTCTGATATATGGTTCTGTACTTGGTTTGCACCACCAGCTGACCTTCTCTCCTACACCCCAAACTGACCTGTTGCTGTCTGAATGGTGCTATGCTAACCTGCATAATACTATGCTAACTAACTAAGTGATGATATGCTAACCCTCACGACACTACCCCAACCCCAACGAAGCTATGCTAACCTGAATGATGTTACGATAACCTAAATGATGCTATGCTAACCTGTATAAAGTTCACTGCCAAATGCAAAGCAACCTATTATTTCAAATGTTGTTGTTTCTCCACTCAATTTAAAGGTGTCAATCCTTCACCGGGTGTCGTGTGTACTGCCTGGGTCCATTCTGGCCGTCATGCCGGCTGTTGACAGAAGTGTGATGAGGGACGACACAAATAGAAGCAGGATCACATTCTCAGGCCAGCTAGCACGCCCCGAAACCAACATCACTTTACTTCTGGTTCCTATTACGCCTGCACCATCTAAGGTCAAGAATGTGCAGCTCACAGGAAGTGACTCAGCTCAGACAGCAAGTCTTGACTCAGCTGTTGGGTTGAGGTTCGAGCAGAACCTCATTAGGACCAAAGTGGTTCTAACCTTGTTTCACGAATGTCAATGTGTttgtaaaataaagttgaactacTATCCAACTTGTTCTAAAGGGGTTCTGGTTCTGTAAAATTGGTTTTAATATCAACAACTGTCAAGGTGGTTCTAAAGAAGTTCTGGTTCCATCTGCATAGTTTTAACGTTGTTTAACAACTATCAAAAGTGCTTAAAAAGAGGTTCTGGTTCCATCAGTGAGGTTCTAAAGACTATGGTCAAAGTAGTTCTGGTTGTGATGTGAACTACTATCAAAGTGGTTCAGTCATAATGATGGAAGAAGTTGTAGAGCGGCGTGCTGTCACCGTGCAGTGCAGTGAGCAAGTGGGCAGGTCCGCGTGCGATTGGAGGAGGTAGAGATGAGGCGGGAGGCGGGgccacaggcttttattgcagtggCTTCCTGTGATCTGACAAACAAGGTTCCACTTTAAGGCGTCTCTCAGCGGGAGGGAGGTAAAATCTGCTTCCtgtagtgtttccaaaataaagGTGCAGTGTAAGTACGTGACATTGCGAGCGAACGTAAGGCGGCGAGGAGCGAGCGTTGACGGTgtggaagcacagtggagccaccaacaagaaaataaataaaagtcacGTCAAAAGCCTCGTGATGTTTGGCAAAAGTGTGACTGCCATGAAACAACAAGTCATGTGGCAACAAAGTAGGAGGGGTTTGCATATTTGATGTTAATGAGATCTCCTTCATTTGGAGGGGggcaagaaaaagcaaaaaggagGCCTAAAGACGCTAAGTCCTTCAGGAAACGGACACACACAGCAAGCGGCGGCGTTCATGTGGGCTCGGGGGTCCAGATGGCACGACCATCGCCTCGGCGACGCTCTGCTGGCTTATGACATCACAGCGGTTTTCCCTCCAGGGATACCACCACGTTTCCGCCCAGCTTCTCGGCCAGCGTGCTGCGGTCCTGGATGTCGTCCAGCCCATTCACCTGCCACTCGTGTTTGATACCTGAGGGGACATGATGTCATCACTCACAGGCTCCTCTGCCTCATCTGCTCACCTCACCTGTAAACTTCTTCTTGATGGCGTCTTTGGAGCTGGCGTAGATCATCTTGCTCTTGAGAGGAGCCCCCTCTGGAGCCCTGCGCACAACACAGTACTTGCTGTTGATGACAAGACTGGATCATGCGCGCTGGCATAGCACGACAGATCATTTCAACGCACCAGAAGATAAAGACCAGGTCCTCCTTCTTGGACTCCTTGGTCTCGTAGGTGGCGTCGTATAGGCCGTATCTGCAGTCGTCGAGGGGGAGGAGCTTGACAAAACAGGCGTAGGGGTCGTCCACTGTCTCGCCAATTTCACCCACCAGGATCTGCTTTCCCTCCTCCACAATGATCTTCTTCCTGTCGTCGCTCAGACAGAAGAGCACcgccttcttcctcttcttcaccTCGTCTTGTGTGGAAGACTTCCTCACCTTCATGTCGTTGAACACCCTGATGACCTCATCGTTCACGGTCACGCCTGACGCCTGCCAATCAAACACGCCGCTTGTTAGTGGACCGCCCACAATGCTTAATATCGTGGCAACTGACACCTTCACCAGTTTTCAAAGTGGTCCGGTTTAAAGCAACGCTATGTAACCATGTTGTGGTGGACCGGCCAGGATGGGTGTGTTAGCATTAGCCTGGAGGCTAACATGCCATATGAGGACAACTAACTTTTTCCTAACTTTTATCTTAAAAGCGTTAAAGAAGGCAgtaaatggtgaaaacatgttaGACCAAGTTGTCTCTTTGTATTGGCACTAAACTATCTTATCATCATattgtcatacagtatttcattcaAGACTGCCAAGAACACTTCCAAACTGCCAGTTTCAATACTAGATAAGGATTAGCCCGTCAGATTAGGTCTAAACTACAGACTAGAACTAGAGTAAAGACTGGGACTTGACAAGGGGTC
This window contains:
- the snx6 gene encoding sorting nexin-6 isoform X2; the encoded protein is MMEGLDDGPDFLSEEDRGPRAVNVDLQTDATLQVDISDALSERDKVKFTVHTKSTLPNFKQNEFSVVRQHEEFIWLHDSFVENEDYAGYIIPPAPPRPDFDASREKLQKLGEGEGSMTKEEFTKMKQELEAEYLAIFKKTVAMHEVFLCRVAAHPILRKDLNFHVFLEYNQDLSVRGKNKKEKLEDFFKNVVKSADGVLVAGVKDVDDFFEHEKTFLLEYHNRVKDASAKSDRMIRSHKNAADDINRIASSLYTLGTQDSTDLCKFFLKVSELFEKTRKIEARVAADEDLKLADLLKYYLRESQAAKDLLYRRSRALLDYENANKALDKARAKNRDVLQAESSQQLCCHKFDKISDSAKQELIDFKTRRVAAFRKNLVELAELELKHAKGNLQLLQSCLGVLKGNT
- the snx6 gene encoding sorting nexin-6 isoform X1, whose amino-acid sequence is MMQEGLDDGPDFLSEEDRGPRAVNVDLQTDATLQVDISDALSERDKVKFTVHTKSTLPNFKQNEFSVVRQHEEFIWLHDSFVENEDYAGYIIPPAPPRPDFDASREKLQKLGEGEGSMTKEEFTKMKQELEAEYLAIFKKTVAMHEVFLCRVAAHPILRKDLNFHVFLEYNQDLSVRGKNKKEKLEDFFKNVVKSADGVLVAGVKDVDDFFEHEKTFLLEYHNRVKDASAKSDRMIRSHKNAADDINRIASSLYTLGTQDSTDLCKFFLKVSELFEKTRKIEARVAADEDLKLADLLKYYLRESQAAKDLLYRRSRALLDYENANKALDKARAKNRDVLQAESSQQLCCHKFDKISDSAKQELIDFKTRRVAAFRKNLVELAELELKHAKGNLQLLQSCLGVLKGNT
- the cfl2 gene encoding cofilin-2, producing the protein MASGVTVNDEVIRVFNDMKVRKSSTQDEVKKRKKAVLFCLSDDRKKIIVEEGKQILVGEIGETVDDPYACFVKLLPLDDCRYGLYDATYETKESKKEDLVFIFWAPEGAPLKSKMIYASSKDAIKKKFTGIKHEWQVNGLDDIQDRSTLAEKLGGNVVVSLEGKPL